The Streptococcaceae bacterium ESL0729 genome has a segment encoding these proteins:
- the rpsK gene encoding 30S ribosomal protein S11 — translation MAKPTRKRRVKKNIESGIAHIHATFNNTIVMITDVHGNALAWSSAGALGFKGSKKSTPFAAQMASEAAAKSAQEHGLKTVAVTVKGPGSGRESAIRALQAAGLQVTAISDVTPVPHNGARPPKRRRV, via the coding sequence TTGGCTAAACCAACACGTAAACGTCGTGTGAAAAAGAATATTGAATCTGGGATTGCTCACATTCACGCTACTTTTAACAACACAATCGTTATGATTACAGATGTTCATGGTAATGCTCTTGCTTGGTCATCAGCTGGTGCTCTTGGATTCAAAGGATCTAAAAAATCAACACCTTTTGCTGCTCAAATGGCAAGTGAAGCTGCTGCGAAATCTGCTCAAGAACATGGTTTGAAAACTGTTGCTGTTACTGTAAAGGGACCTGGTTCAGGACGCGAATCAGCTATCCGTGCTTTACAAGCTGCTGGCCTACAAGTTACTGCTATCAGTGATGTGACTCCAGTACCTCATAATGGTGCACGTCCTCCAAAACGTCGTCGTGTATAA